A segment of the Streptomyces sp. ITFR-21 genome:
CGCGGGAACCGCCCCAACCACGTCCCCACGCCTGGGGAACCGTCCCGTTGGCCGCGAAGCTACACGCTCGCCGGACTCCGCGGGCCCTCATCCGGACAGAACCCTCCGGCAATTGCGGATGACCCTCCGGTACCGGCGCCGGTGCCCGGCCCGCGGTCCCGGCGCCGCGGCGCCCGCTCCCCGGGCGCCGGTCCGCGGACCCCGGTCCGCGCCCCTGGTCCGCGTGCCCGGTCCGCTTGTACCGCCGCGGTCGCGCACACCGCCGCGGCGCGTGCCGCGTCACGCGTCCTCGGCCAACTCCAGCCAGCGCGTCTCCAGTTCCTCGCGCTCCTCGCGCAGCGACCGCAGCTCCGCGTCCAGCGCGGCGACCTTCCCGAAGTCGGTGGCGTGGTCGGCGATCTGGCCGTGCAGCTTGCTCTCGCGGTCGTTCATCTTGTCCAACTGCCGCTCGATGCGCTGAAGTTCCTTCTTCGCCGCCCGGGTGTCGCCGACCGGCCTCTCCCTCACCGGCGGCGGCGGGGGCGCCGCGGCCTCCACCAGCAGGCGGCGGCGCTCCAGGTACTCGTCCACCCCGCGCGGCAGCATCCGCAGACCGCGGTCGCCGAGCAGCGCGAACACCCGGTCGGTGGTGCGCTCCAGGAAGTACCGGTCGTGGCTGATCACCAGCATCGAGCCGGGCCAGCCGTCCAGCAGGTCCTCCAGCTGGGTCAGCGTCTCGATGTCCAGGTCGTTGGTCGGCTCGTCGAGGAACAGCACGTTGGGCTCGTCCATCAGCAGCCGCAGCAGTTGCAGCCGCCGCCGCTCGCCGCCGGACAGGTCGCCGACGGGTGTCCACTGCTTCTCCTTGGTGAAGCCGAACTTCTCGCACAGCTGACCCGCGGTCATCTCCCGGCCGTTGCCGAGGTCCACCCGCTGCCGTACCGACTCCACGGCCTGGAGGACCCGTTGGGCCGGGTCCAACTCAACGACCTCCTGGGAGAGGTAGGCGAGCTTCACGGTCCGGCCGACGACCACCCGGCCGTGCGCGGGCTGCTGGTCGCCGCCGCTGGACCAGGCGTTCGCCAGCGCCCGCAGGAACGAGGTCTTGCCGGAGCCGTTCACCCCGACCAGGCCGATCCGGTCGCCGGGGCCGAGCTGCCAGGTGATGTGCCGCAGCAACTCCCGCGGCCCGGCGGTGACCGTCACGTCCTCCAGCTCGAACACGGTCTTTCCCAGGCGAAAGTTGGCGAACTTCATCAGCTCCGCGGTGTCGCGCGGCGGCGGCACGTCCTCGATCAGCGCGTTGGCCGCCTCGATCCGGAACCGCGGCTTGGAGGTACGCGCGGGGGCGCCGCGGCGCAGCCAGGCCAGTTCCTTGCGGACCAGGTTCTGCCGCTTGCCCTCCTCGGTGGCCGCGATCCGCTCCCGCTCGGCGCGGGCGAACACGTAGTCGCTGTAGCCGCCCTCGTACTCGTACACCGTGCCGCGCTGCACGTCCCACATCTGCGTGCACACCTGGTCCAGGAACCAGCGGTCGTGGGTCACGCACACCAGAGCGGAGCGGCGGGCCTGGAGGTGCCCGGC
Coding sequences within it:
- a CDS encoding ABC-F family ATP-binding cassette domain-containing protein, which translates into the protein MAVNLVNVEAVGKTYGTRALLDGLSIGVSEGDRIGVVGRNGDGKTTLVRMLAKLEEPDTGRVTHQSGLRLGVLTQHDALDPEATIRQEIVGDRPDHAWAGDGRIRDVLTGLFGALDLPGFGQGLDTVIGPLSGGERRRIALAKLLIDEQDLLVLDEPTNHLDVEGIAWLAGHLQARRSALVCVTHDRWFLDQVCTQMWDVQRGTVYEYEGGYSDYVFARAERERIAATEEGKRQNLVRKELAWLRRGAPARTSKPRFRIEAANALIEDVPPPRDTAELMKFANFRLGKTVFELEDVTVTAGPRELLRHITWQLGPGDRIGLVGVNGSGKTSFLRALANAWSSGGDQQPAHGRVVVGRTVKLAYLSQEVVELDPAQRVLQAVESVRQRVDLGNGREMTAGQLCEKFGFTKEKQWTPVGDLSGGERRRLQLLRLLMDEPNVLFLDEPTNDLDIETLTQLEDLLDGWPGSMLVISHDRYFLERTTDRVFALLGDRGLRMLPRGVDEYLERRRLLVEAAAPPPPPVRERPVGDTRAAKKELQRIERQLDKMNDRESKLHGQIADHATDFGKVAALDAELRSLREEREELETRWLELAEDA